ACCAGGGCGAAGCCCGCGCCGGTGATCGCCGCGCCCACCGCGGCCAGGGCCGGCAGCGGCGCCAGCCAGATGCACAGCAGGCCGGCGGCCTCCACGCAGAGCGACACCATCGCCACGCGGTAGCCACCATGCCGGTCGATCGCCCGCGGAAAGACCAGCCGCACCGACACGAAGGTCGCCCCCAGCAGCGTCATCGCCAGCGCCGCGTGCGGCCAGCCGCGCTGGGCGTAGTACAGCGCGATGAAGGCGGTGATCGCGCCGAACCCCACCGACGCCAGCCCCAGGCATAGCCCGAACGGCAGGACCCGCGCCAGCACGCGGCGGGCCGGGATGCGCTCGCCCGGCACCGGCCGCACGCCGCGGCGCGGCACCACGCAGGCCAGCGCGGCCAGCGCCAGCACGACGGTCAGCCCGCCCAGCGCGGCCAGGCCGAAGCGCTGCCCCAGGGCGACGCCGACCGGGGCCGCCAGGGCCAGCGCGCCGTAGGTGGTGACGCCGTTCCACGAGATCACCCGGCCGGTATGGACCGCACCGACCGCGCCGATCCCCCAGATGATCGTGGCGGTGGTGATCAGGCTTTCGCCGCAGCCCAGCAGCAGGCGCCCGGCGAACAGCACCGCCAGGCTGGCCGCCGGCCAGGCCACCATCAGCGCGGCGGCCGCAGTGCAGGCGCCCGCCAGCGCGCACGCGCCCAGGCCCAGCAGCACCGAGACCTTGGGCCCGCGCCGATCGCACAGGCGTCCGGCGACGGTGCGGCTGAGCAGGGTGGCCGCGTACTGCAGGCTCACCGCCAGGCCGGCCATCACCGTGCCGTAGCCCAGCGTGGTGTGGACGAAGCCCGGCACCACGGCCAGCGGCAGGCCGACGCAGAAATAGCCGACGAAGTTGAACACCACGACGCTCAGCACGCGGCGGGTGAGGCGCGAGGGCGCCGCGGCAGCGGCGCTTGCAGGCGTGAGGGCAGCGGATGAATCGTCCAAGGCGATACGCGACGGTCCGCGCAAGGTCATGCGCGCGCCGGCAAACGGGGGAGGCCTGGACATGATGCGCTTTGCAGCGGGTCCACGCCGCACCGGCCTTGCCGAATTCCAGTCAGCGGCGCGTGGCCTGCCCTGCGGGCACTGTCACGCGCCGCGCGGCAATAGTCAGAGGCCTGGTTGCGCTTCAGCCTGGTTGCGCTTCAGCCTGGTTGCGCTTCAGCTTGAGGCTTCTTCTGCTCGGTGGGAGACGCCATGGCGGCGCGGGGGCTCTCCCGGGAAAGCCGCATCGCCGCCATGGCGGCTACCGCGACAGCGGCAACGAGCACCCGCGATTTTCTTAGTGCTGGGTCGGTTGAGCCGACCGCGGCCGCTCAGCGCTCGACGATCGCGACCACACCCATGCCGCCGGCAGTGCAGATGGACACCAGCGCGCGGCCGCCGCCGCGCTGGGCCAGCTCCTTGGCCACCGTGCCGATGATGCGCGCGCCGGTGGCGGCGAAGGGATGACCCGCGGCCAGCGAGGAACCATTGGGGTTGATCTTCTCCGGATCGATGCGACCCATCGGACCGGGCAGGCCAAGGCGATGGGTGCAGTACTCCTCGCTCTCCCACGCGCGCAGCGTGCACAGCACCTGCGCGGCGAAGGCCTCGTGGATCTCGTAGATGTCGAAGTCCTGCAGGCTCAGGCCATGGCGCGCCAGCATCTGCGGCACGGCCACGGTCGGCGCCATCAGCAGGCCCTCGCCGTGGACGAAATCCACCGCCGCGGTCTGCACGTCCTTCAGATAGGCCAGCGGCGTGTGGCCATGCGCGGCCGCCCATTCGTCGCTGGACAGCAGCACCGCCGCGGCGCCGTCGGTCAGCGGCGTGGAGTTGGCGGCGGTCAGCGTGCCGCGGCCGGAGGTCTTGTCGAAGGCGGGTTTCAGCGTGGCCAGCTTCTCCAGCGAGGTGTCCGGACGCAGGATGTTGTCGCGGCTCACCCCGCGGAAGGGCACGATCAGATCGTCGAAGAAGCCGCGCTCGTACGCGGCGGCCAGCTTCTTGTGCGAGGACACCGCCCAGGCGTCCTGCGAGTCGCGCGAGATGTTCCACTCCTTGGCCATGTCCTCGCAGTGCTCGCCCATCGACTTGCCGGTGCGCGGCTCGCCCACGCCCGGGAACTCGGGCTTGAGCTCGGAAAAGCGGAAGCCCCTGAGCAGGGCGCGGGCCTTGTCCTTGGGCGTCTTGGCGCGGTTGACCTCGAGCAGGCGCGCGCGCAGCTTCTTGCCGTAGACGATCGGCACGTCCGAGGTCGTATCCGAGCCGCCGCCGATGCCCGCGTCGATCTGCCCCAGTGCGATCTTGTTGCCGATGTGGGCGATGCTGTCCAGGCTGGTGCCGCAGGCGCGCTGCAGGGTGATGCCCGGCGTCAGCGGCGACAGGCCCGAGGACAGCGCGGCCTCGCGGCCCAGGTTCCAGTCGCTGGAGTGCTTGATCACCGCCCCCATGGCCACCTCGCCCAGAGTCTGCCCATGCAGGCCGAAGCGCTCGACCAGCGCGCCCAGCGTACGCACCGACATGCCCAGGTTGCCGACATCCGCGTAGGCGGTGTTCTGGCGGCAGAAGGGGATGCGGACGCCGCCGAGGATGGCGACGGGACGAGCGACTGGCATGGGAAGACCTCGGTGGACGGCCATGTTCAAGGGGGACCCGCACATGCGCAGGCGTATGGAGGAAGTGTAGCGGCGTCGTTCGACGCCTGTCATCGATCGTCCACGACCTTCCCTGCTGCGCCGTGAATGACGCGTGCGCGTGCATCGTGTCGCGGCGGTCACCCGGCCGGTGGCTAGAATGCCGGCAGATCGTCCTGACTCGCCGTTCTTCATGACCCACCCCAACGAAACCGCGCAGGTGATGGGCCTGATCGCACTGGAACTGGCCGGCGGCGCACCGCCGCGGCAGGCGGCGCTGCCGCAGGCCGAGGCCGGCGCGCTGGCCGAGAAGATCGCCCGCGATCTGGCCGGCCTGGTGCCGCAGGTCACCACGCTGGAGCTGACCCTGGCCGCGGCGCACTTCGACCCCGCCGAGGCGCTGCGCCCGGGCTGGCCGCTGCATCGGCGCCTGGACGAGCTGCGCCAGCGCGCCCCGGGGCGCGACCAGGGCCCGCGCGTGATCGCCTTCGGCGCCGCCAGCGACGGCCAGGTGCCGATGCCGTTCCAGGCCGACCCGGACCTGACCGGCGGCGCGCTGCGGGTCCTGCCGTTCCTGCTCAGCGGCACTCCGGAGGACGTCGATGCCGTCGGCGAGGCGCTGGAGGAGGTGCTGATCGAGCGCGGCATGGCCGGCGCCGATACCGCCCTGCAGCTGCAGGACGGGCTTGGCGCGAAGGTGGAGCACGTGCGCTTCATGACCCTGCACGACCTCGCCGCGATGATGGCGCTGCAGTACCAGCACCAGCACCTGGAAGGCCTGTGGCCGCTGATCGAGACCGCGCTGCTGGCCCCGGACGAGGAGCAGTGGCTCGACGCCCCGCCCGAGCCGCTGCTGCGCTACGCCGATGGGCAGGTGCAGATGGCCCTGCTCGACGCGGCCACGTGGAAGGCGCGCAACACGCCGGGGACCGACGAGCCCGAGCGCCTGGCCCGCGCCTACGAGCACTACCTGATGCGCAAGCGCCAGCTCGCCGCGGTGCTCGAGGCGCACGGCATCCCCGTCACCTACGTGCACTGTCCGGGCGAAGGCGACCTCTGCGCGCATCTGCGTAGCTGACGGCGACCACGTCGCACCCTCGGACAAGAAGAAGGCGCCCATCGGGCGCCTTCTTCTTGGCAGGCATCGCGGGCGCACGCATGGCGCGGCCCGCGATGGGCTTCCTCACATCGCGGCCGGGGCCGCTTCGATCACGCCGCAGGCCAGGCGGCCGCCGGCGTCGCCCGTCGGCTGGGTTTTGTAGTCGTCCGGCTTCTCGTGGACGATCACGCCCTTGCCGACGATGTCGTACTTGTCGCCCTTGCCGATGTCGGTATTGGCCGAGAGCATCTGGTCGATGGTCACGTTGCCCTGCGCATCGGCGGTGATGTTGTTGCTGTCGCCGGCGTGATGGGTCGGCGCGGTCACCTGGCCGTGGTCCACGCCGTCGGGATTGAAGTGGCCGCCGGCGCTGCTGCCGTCCGGCGCGCTGCAGTCGCCCTTCTCATGGATGTGGAAGCCGTGTTCGCCCGGGGTCAGCCCGGTCAGCGTGCCGGTGACGTGGACGCCGCCTTCCATCGCCATGAAGGTCAGCTCGCCGGCGACCTTGTTGCCCGCGGTCGGCTTGAGCGTGGCCTTGGCCGAGGCCGTCGCGGTGGTGGCCGGCGTGCTGGGCGGCGGCGTGTTTTCGGCCGGGGCCGCGCTGGCCGCCGGATCGCTCACCGGGGCGGGCGCGCCTTCGGGTTCGGGCTTGTTGCACGCGGCCAGGGCCAGCACGGTGGCAGCGCACAGCAGGGTCTGGGTCAGTCGCTTCATCGGAACGCTCCTCGTCTTGCTTCTAGGAAATGCGCGCCGGGAGGCACGCGATCAGCGGATCGCCTGGATCACGCCACAGGCCACCCGCGCACCGGACTTGCCCGCCGGCTGGGTGGCGTAGTCGTCGGGGTCTGCATGCACCACCAGCGCGCGGCCAAGGATGTCGTTCGGCGCGCCGCCGCCCAGCGTGACCTCGCCCAGGCGCGTATCGACGCGGGCCACGCCCTCCAGGTCGGAGGTGAGGTTATCCATGTCGCCGGCATGGTGGGCGCCGATCTTGGCGTTGCCGTGCGGCTGGTGGGTGGGATTGAAATGGCCGCCGGCGCTGCTGGCATCCACCGCGCTGCAGTCGCCGAACTCGTGCACGTGGAAGCCGAAGCGCCCCGACGGCGGCAGGCCGCCGATGGTGCCGGCGATGCGCACGCCGCCGGCCACCGGGCTCAGCATCAGCTTGCCGCTGACGAGGCTGGCCGAGGCCGAACGCATGATCGCCTGCGCCTCGCGCACCGTGGCCGGGGGAGGCACCACGACCGGCGGCGCCGGCTTGGGCGCGGGCGCGGTGCTGCAGGCCGTGAGGACCAGCAGCCCGCCCGAGGCGAGCGCCGGCAGGAGCAGGCGATGGAAGCGGCGGTGGTGCATCGGTCGGGCACGCTATCGACGACGGCGTTCAGTTGCAATGAAGTTTGCAGTCACGGCGCGTTGCGACGCGCTGACCATCGCGTCATCGCGCGCGCATGCGCCACCGCGCTCGTCAGCCGCGGCGGCGCCCGGAGCCCAGCTTGCGCGTGATCGTGTTGCGGCCCACGCCCAGGCGCGCGGCGGCATCGGCGCGGCGGCCGTTGGTGAACTGCAGCGCCGCCTCCAGCAGCGCGCGGTCCAGCCGCGTGCGCGCCTCGGCATGCAGCCCGTCGGCACCCTCGGCCAGGCGCGCGCGCGCCCATTGCCCGAGCAGCGCGTCCCAGTCGGCGGCGTCGCGCGTGGGCGCGCGCGCGGTGTGCGGCAGGGCCTGTTCGACATCGCCTACGGTGATGGTGTCCGAGGGTGCCAGTGCAGCCAGGCGCCAGCAGACGTTTTCCAGTTCGCGCACGTTGCCGGGCCAGTCGTGTGCGCGCAGCGCCTCGCGCGCCGACGGCGCCACGCGCTTGGCCGGCATGCCCAGCTTGGCGCAGGCCTGGGCCAGGAAGTTCTCGGCCAGGCGCGAGACGTCGCCGCGGCGCTCGCGCAGCGGCGGCAGCTGCAGGCGGACCACGTCCAGGCGATGCAGCAGGTCGGCGCGGAAGCGGCCGGCCTGCACCAGGCCTTCCAGGTCCTGGTGGGTGGCGGCGATCACGCGCACGTCCACGCGGATCAGCTCGCGCCCGCCGACACGGAAGAACTCGCCCTCGGCCAGCACGCGCAGCAGGCGCGTCTGCAGCGGCAGCGGCATGTCGCCGATCTCGTCCAGGAACAGCGTGCCGCCATCGGCCTGCTCGAAGCGGCCGATATGCCGCCGCTGCGCACCGGTGAACGCGCCGGCCTCGTGGCCGAACAGTTCGCTCTCCAGCAGCTCGGCCGGAATGGCCGCGGTGTTGAGCGCCACGAACGGCTTGCGCGTGCGCGGGGACTCGTTGTGCAGGGCACGCGCGACCAGTTCCTTGCCGGTGCCGGTCTCGCCGGTGACCAGCACCGACAGCGGTGCCTGCGCCAGGCGGCCGATCGCACGGAACAGCGCGCGCATGGCGGGGGTGTCGCCGATCAGTTCGGGCGTGCCATTGGCCGCCTCCGCCGCCGGCTCGGCGACGGCGTCCTCGCTGGGCTCCAGGCTGGGCAGCGCGCGCGCGGCCAGGGCCACCGCGTCGTCCAGGTCGAAGGGTTTGGACAGGAACTCCTGCGCGCCGCCGCGGAAGGCGCCAGCGGTGCTGGCCACGTCGGTGTAGGCCGACATCACGATCACCGGCAGACTCGGATGCGCGTGCTTGAGGCGGTCCAGCAGCTTGAGGCCATCGTCGCCGGGCATGCGCACGTCGGTGAACAGCAGGTCCGGCACGCCGCGCGTGCCCAGGGCCTGCAGGGCCGAGGCCGCGCTGTCGAAGCCATCGACGTCGTAACCGGCATCGCGCAGCGCGGTCGCCAGGACGAAGCGGACCGAACGGTCGTCGTCGACGACCCAGATACGCTGGCTTTCCTCAGTGGGCATGACGGCCCTCCTCGCCGGCATCGCGCGATTGCGGCAGCAACAGGGTGAAGACGGTGTGGCCCGGGCGCGAGCGGAAGCCCAGTGAGCCGCGGTGCTCGCGCGCCACCTGCTGGGCCAGCGCCAGGCCCAGGCCGCTGCCTTCGGCGCGGCCGGAGACCAGCGGCAGGAACAGGTGCTCGGCCAGCTCTTCGGGCACGCCGCGGCCATCGTCGATGATCTCCAGCCGCAGCGCGCGCGCATGCAGCTGGTCGTGGATGCGCAGGCCATGCTCGACCCGGGTGCGCAGGGTGATCAGGCCGGCGCCGGCCTGCATCGCATTGCCGACCAGGTTCCAGACCGCCTGGGTCAGGCGGTCGGCGTCGCCGTGCAGTTCCGGCAGGCTGGGGTCGTAATCGCGCTGCAGGCGGCCGCTCCAGGCGCCTTCGGCCTCGGCCAGGCGCAGCACGCGCTCGAGCACGGCATGGATGTTGAGCGCGGCGTGCGGGCGCTGCGAGGCCGGCGACAGCAGCCGGTCCAGCAGGGCATTGAGCCGCTCGGCCTCCGACTCGATCAGGCCGATGAGGGCGCGCTCGTCCTCGTTGTCCG
The window above is part of the Pseudoxanthomonas sp. X-1 genome. Proteins encoded here:
- a CDS encoding acetyl-CoA C-acetyltransferase is translated as MPVARPVAILGGVRIPFCRQNTAYADVGNLGMSVRTLGALVERFGLHGQTLGEVAMGAVIKHSSDWNLGREAALSSGLSPLTPGITLQRACGTSLDSIAHIGNKIALGQIDAGIGGGSDTTSDVPIVYGKKLRARLLEVNRAKTPKDKARALLRGFRFSELKPEFPGVGEPRTGKSMGEHCEDMAKEWNISRDSQDAWAVSSHKKLAAAYERGFFDDLIVPFRGVSRDNILRPDTSLEKLATLKPAFDKTSGRGTLTAANSTPLTDGAAAVLLSSDEWAAAHGHTPLAYLKDVQTAAVDFVHGEGLLMAPTVAVPQMLARHGLSLQDFDIYEIHEAFAAQVLCTLRAWESEEYCTHRLGLPGPMGRIDPEKINPNGSSLAAGHPFAATGARIIGTVAKELAQRGGGRALVSICTAGGMGVVAIVER
- the ntrC gene encoding nitrogen regulation protein NR(I) produces the protein MPTEESQRIWVVDDDRSVRFVLATALRDAGYDVDGFDSAASALQALGTRGVPDLLFTDVRMPGDDGLKLLDRLKHAHPSLPVIVMSAYTDVASTAGAFRGGAQEFLSKPFDLDDAVALAARALPSLEPSEDAVAEPAAEAANGTPELIGDTPAMRALFRAIGRLAQAPLSVLVTGETGTGKELVARALHNESPRTRKPFVALNTAAIPAELLESELFGHEAGAFTGAQRRHIGRFEQADGGTLFLDEIGDMPLPLQTRLLRVLAEGEFFRVGGRELIRVDVRVIAATHQDLEGLVQAGRFRADLLHRLDVVRLQLPPLRERRGDVSRLAENFLAQACAKLGMPAKRVAPSAREALRAHDWPGNVRELENVCWRLAALAPSDTITVGDVEQALPHTARAPTRDAADWDALLGQWARARLAEGADGLHAEARTRLDRALLEAALQFTNGRRADAAARLGVGRNTITRKLGSGRRRG
- a CDS encoding superoxide dismutase family protein gives rise to the protein MKRLTQTLLCAATVLALAACNKPEPEGAPAPVSDPAASAAPAENTPPPSTPATTATASAKATLKPTAGNKVAGELTFMAMEGGVHVTGTLTGLTPGEHGFHIHEKGDCSAPDGSSAGGHFNPDGVDHGQVTAPTHHAGDSNNITADAQGNVTIDQMLSANTDIGKGDKYDIVGKGVIVHEKPDDYKTQPTGDAGGRLACGVIEAAPAAM
- a CDS encoding MFS transporter, with protein sequence MDDSSAALTPASAAAAAPSRLTRRVLSVVVFNFVGYFCVGLPLAVVPGFVHTTLGYGTVMAGLAVSLQYAATLLSRTVAGRLCDRRGPKVSVLLGLGACALAGACTAAAALMVAWPAASLAVLFAGRLLLGCGESLITTATIIWGIGAVGAVHTGRVISWNGVTTYGALALAAPVGVALGQRFGLAALGGLTVVLALAALACVVPRRGVRPVPGERIPARRVLARVLPFGLCLGLASVGFGAITAFIALYYAQRGWPHAALAMTLLGATFVSVRLVFPRAIDRHGGYRVAMVSLCVEAAGLLCIWLAPLPALAAVGAAITGAGFALVFPSLGLEAVRRVSDSNRGTALGLYSLFLDLALAITGPLAGALALAWRFGAIYLLAGCAALTAAATSALLARRPRPVPR
- a CDS encoding ATP-binding protein, producing the protein MPPSDATDPVPELPERPVTDVPAPDALSTPVAWADAAGTVLGVNSAFARWLGVSQRRFVGRPLAALEMDGDAMARFLDNTDRDLLRLHRVALGFPGETARFAEGWLSRAERGGWLLEAHPVDDFPALDPAQAMPSALAAALRGLAHELRNPLAGLKGAAQLLSRRAQNRADNEDERALIGLIESEAERLNALLDRLLSPASQRPHAALNIHAVLERVLRLAEAEGAWSGRLQRDYDPSLPELHGDADRLTQAVWNLVGNAMQAGAGLITLRTRVEHGLRIHDQLHARALRLEIIDDGRGVPEELAEHLFLPLVSGRAEGSGLGLALAQQVAREHRGSLGFRSRPGHTVFTLLLPQSRDAGEEGRHAH
- a CDS encoding superoxide dismutase family protein, coding for MHHRRFHRLLLPALASGGLLVLTACSTAPAPKPAPPVVVPPPATVREAQAIMRSASASLVSGKLMLSPVAGGVRIAGTIGGLPPSGRFGFHVHEFGDCSAVDASSAGGHFNPTHQPHGNAKIGAHHAGDMDNLTSDLEGVARVDTRLGEVTLGGGAPNDILGRALVVHADPDDYATQPAGKSGARVACGVIQAIR